The following is a genomic window from Malus sylvestris chromosome 12, drMalSylv7.2, whole genome shotgun sequence.
ATCTGGTTCACTTAGTGGTTTTATTATCATAAGAAGATtaaaagtgaattaaaaccGTTGACTTGATAAGATCTGGATCTCCACCCTTTAAGCATACAAGATAAAGAACTAAACGTCCTTGATCTCAAGGtatagaaaagaacttaatgtagacttaacccatctacaCTATCATTTGATAACAAGATGTCAGAATAACTTGGGGCGTAAGTAATCGGCTTAAAtgcacttgttctacatctgccatacaaagatggcagtggcacgccttaacacttagttagttttgattgcgagcctcaatcCTACACCTAAAGCCCCGTAAAGGCAtatttcagaactaactttgtcTTCCTCTTGTAGCATCTAGGCAAGCCGAAGCCCGACAATCAACCAAAATGCCAACTCCTCTAGAAGATGTGTGCTCAAGCCAAGGACCTATTTAGCCAGATTTCCTGCTcgaacaataataataataataattaatataagtcaaaaatcaaaataatttataGCGAACAAACTcattattttattgattttcataataaaaaaccatacaTTGTAtgtttttggctaaaaagcctacaCACTCACAGAGCTTCAGAGCGGACCTCTGTGCAAGAAAGCAGGCAAACGAGCAAGCAGGCATGGCTTGGGAATTGATCTATTGGCTAATCTGCTTCTGCGTCGACCTTGCCCTCTTCGCCTCCAGCCTTTACCAGGTacttgtttttttcttcatttctctTTCTTATAATCCTAAACCCGAATGAATGCCACCACCGTTAAACCCTAGAATCGCTGCTGCTCTTTTTCccctaatttttcttttcaagggcgttttgggggttttttttttttaatttgggagCCAAGTGCTCTCTGAGATCGCTCAAGTATATGTATTTGTGCTGAATTTTCTTGGGAAAGTGGAAATTTTTGTGGGTTTTTGAAATTTCCCTCTTAATTTCCTGTGATTTGTGGTTTTTCAAGGGAGTATACTAACTGTTATTATGAACAAATATGGGAAAAATCAGTCCAAATTTTATCGTAAATCTGAAAATTCGCCTTTGTTTTTTGTGGGTTAGAGAGTTTTCATAGCATAGTTACATGTATTGGGCAGCATGAATGAAATTCATATTTGTGCTCCTTGAGTGAAACGCCTCTAACGTTTTTCCCCTTGTTTGCATTTTGTAGTATGTGATGTTAACAGACTTGGAGGCTGACTATCTCAACCCGTACGAACTATCAAATCGCATCAATCAATTGGTTGTCCCTGAGTTCATAGTGCACATTGTGTTCTGTTCTTTTTTCCTCTTGGCTCAACGTTGGTTCATGTTCCTTATTACAGTCCCTCTTACTTGCTATATTGCGATGTTGTAAGTATTACTCGTCATTTGAATATGCAATGGATTGCTAAAATTATGTGATGCTATTATCTCAACATAATGCTTGTCATACAATttgtgttttaagttttaactgaTATGAATGTATATCGAAAACATAATCGACACCGATTTAACTTTTTGAACAGAATTGTGATTTCCATTTAGAAATTGTGACAGATAGATTTTACTAGACTTGGTATAGTTGAGAGAATTAGGGTAACATTCTTGTAATATAGCACTATATCAGGCATAAGAAGGCAAATAAGCTAAAAGATTGActgaaattttaatttcatcTATGGTCTAACTTATTATTTAACAACTTCTGTCCTAAATTTCTCAAGGGGTTAAGTGTTCTAACCACCTGTCGCAATATTTTGCCTTCGAGAATGCAGTTGGACCgcatttcatgttttcttttgaATAGTCAGCAGACTTGACATACTTTATTAGACACTAACTAGTAACTTCCATCAATAATGTCACTGTTATTTCTTAAAGTGCTTTTCATATTTTGAGTGGAAAGACCACATGGATGGTGACGGGAAGGATTTCTGTTACTTTTAACTGGCCTTCTTAATTTCTTTATATGTATTCTTCACCATCATTGCGGGTGACATTTAAAAGAATGAAACTCAGCATTTCCTTCACTCTTTCTTCTAAAAGTCATTGGTCCTAGATCTTGAAGTTTTGATTGGATTTCTGTATTTAGTTTCATAAAAGGATAACAAAAAAGCCATTGTACTATGTTCCTCACCACTCACGGCATTCCCCAATAATAGGGAATTTTTCATATCTCTTCTATTACATGCCATTAGCAGCTATATTACTTAGGACAATTTAGGGTTGGTGTGTCTCTTGATTGTTAAAACTTTTGCTCTGCTATTCCATTTAAATTGAGTGGTGAAACAAAAAGAATTGGAAATAAATTATTGCTTGATCCACTATaaattagattttgttttggtaTATAGTACCTATTAAATGACTGTCCATATGCATATCTTGATGTGTGGTATTTATGTTTGAGAGGATGGGGGGTGAACTTGCATTCCCAACTTCATAACCATCATTTCCCCATGATTCATTCAGGTTTGTAAAACAGCAGCATCTTATTGATGTGACTGAAGTGTTCAGGGTTCTTAATACTGAGAAGAAATGCAGGCTTGTCAAACTTGGTTTCTACTTTTCCCTCCTTGCTGTAATCATCATCAGGTTTGTTCTTTACAGTATAAATAGACTTTTCCATACTATCTTTTGCAGGGAAATGTTTTTTTTGCTCTTTGTGTTATCATTTAATTCATTATCTCTAATTAAGTGTTTCGTTGCTGTTTGGTTATAGAATTGCCATCTCTGGAATATTAATTCCGACGGCCGGATCTGAAGAATTAGACATTCGTGCCTCTTTTCTAGAATTCTAGAACCGAAACTTCATAATCTACTTTCATTGTATATACCTTTTATTACTTGGAGTAGCACCTGTTGACATGAAGGATTAACTGATACATGATATTGATGGGGGTATCAAGATTAAGGATTAACGGATTCCTCCTTAGGTTGCAAAGTTTTCTCAATGGCAATTTCACCTATTATTCTTTTATCATGATATTGATTGCTTTTAGAAGTCGCTGTATCCTGTATATATAGGTGGTGATATGTTTTATTTTTGATGATCCCACAGTTATGGTGTCTGATTTAATTATCTATCCAGCacttaactctctctctctctctctctctctctctctctctctgtgaacAAAGTAGGGATTAACTTTGTGAAATAGTAGTCTAATTCAGCTTGCAGGATTCTGTATTCGatcaaattataaaaaataaaaaaaaacacctacCCTGAGGAGCCTGGGTCAGAtctattaaaatcctaatttaCATCCGCTAATGGAGAATCTCTGCTTATTAATAAAAATTGTGTATATTTGTTAAAAGTAGTATGCAAGTTCTCTGAAATGATGATCCCCCGGctttcattttctttgaaatttcttcGCCGTGTAAATATTTCTTATCCCGTTGTGTTGATTTATCAATGGGGTTGATTTATCAATGGGGGCTTCAGCCGCATTTCCCTACATCTGTTTTCTTACAAGTGATGGTTTCCCTGTCCACTCATAACTGCCATTCCAAAATTTGTTCCCCTTGAGGAATTGTCTACCTTTTCAAAAAAGCGCTACTGTTTTATATGAGCCACAAGCACCAAAATGTACTCAAAGTCTGTCTTTTAATTGATTTCATTAAGCCTTGTACTTTTTTCTTTCATCATCAGTTTATCTGGAGGCGATATTGATTGTCGCTAGTTGCTTCTTTTGCCTCCCTCGGCGATGTATCAAATGCTGATAACAAATCCTAATGTGCAGGCTTACCTTAGCTGCTTTCAACTCTTTGACTAGTGAAGAACATGCTGTGATATTTTGATTACTCACTGCTTGACAGTATGATAGCCACTcattgtaagtttgttttctaTCTATAGTTTTGTACTACTGAAAGATGAATCATAGCTCAGGGGTTATAGAAATTTAGAGCTCAAAGGGTAGAATGAATGATTCAGTGGACAACCCTACCCTTTTGTTGTTTGATATGTTAAGTATTCATGTTGACTGATAAGCATGGTGAATCCTTGTAGATTGTACCCTTGTGTTCAGATGATTAATGGTTTAGTTGTTACTTGTTAGCTTGTCTTCAAAGTGCTTTAATCGTGTCCACAGTGCGTCATCTTATGGTTTAATGTCTTGTTCTGTTGTTAGCTTCTCTCAAAGGGCAGCAAGAATATGTTTGTTGTTCATCTGATGATGATTCTCCAGTGGATTAGATATAGCTTCAAAGTGCTTTAATCGTCTCCACCCTATGAACTAGATATATAGCGTTGTATGCAAATGCTTGATTCTAGGGTCTAGTCACTGAAGAATAATCTTTTATTGTCAGTCTGTCCGTCTAAAATCCTACCTCACACAACTAAATTTCGTAAGCGAAAGTGACAACTGAACCTGCCTTCCGACACTCCTAGTTCATAGGTTACCCTAGTCGTGCCAATTCATTCACCACTGCTATCCTTGCTGCGTTATTACTGAATGTTTGAACTTCCATTTCTGTGTCCATTTCCAGCAAAATATTGAAATTATTATCTACTACAAACGCATTCCTTTCTTCTTTCGTACATAACCACAGCAACTCTTGGCCTTGTTAGGCGAGATCTATCATCGGTTGTTGGTGGTGTCAAACCATACGTTTATCTATGCCATTACGTTACTAGTCATTTGGTAAGAGCGATGGAAACATAAATGTATACAAGCGGTTGCACCTCTTGTAATTAAGAGAAAACTAGGTGCTTGTAATTTCTGGCTGTGGGCAGAAAATATAGCCCAAAGACGTGATCTGGGACTTATGTGGGATTGGgcttttttgggggggggggggggggggggaaaccccatttcctttgtttttgtaTACCTGTTAGGGCTTTCTGAGATTGCTAGGTATTTCTTACgagttagggttagggttcaaAGTCCTAGCCAGCCTAAATTGACTGATTTTTTGCGAAATGAAGGTGACTTTCGGCACTCTTCTTCCATCTCTTGCACTCCTttctttttaaaaggaaaattaatgaaaagggcttgaaaactttgagttttaatgataaggacaaaataaagggtaaagtgaatagtaccaggattgactttttagtgtaaaaatgtggtttttcgttaaagtgaacagtactaggtgcttttcgttaaagttcccttcttTTTATGATAAATAAAAGGATAAGGGTACAAAATTAAG
Proteins encoded in this region:
- the LOC126594412 gene encoding protein cornichon homolog 1-like isoform X2 — encoded protein: MFLAKKPTHSQSFRADLCARKQANEQAGMAWELIYWLICFCVDLALFASSLYQYVMLTDLEADYLNPYELSNRINQLVVPEFIVHIVFCSFFLLAQRWFMFLITVPLTCYIAMLFVKQQHLIDVTEVFRVLNTEKKCRLVKLGFYFSLLAVIIIRLTLAAFNSLTSEEHAVIF
- the LOC126594412 gene encoding protein cornichon homolog 1-like isoform X1, with translation MFLAKKPTHSQSFRADLCARKQANEQAGMAWELIYWLICFCVDLALFASSLYQYVMLTDLEADYLNPYELSNRINQLVVPEFIVHIVFCSFFLLAQRWFMFLITVPLTCYIAMLFVKQQHLIDVTEVFRVLNTEKKCRLVKLGFYFSLLAVIIIRIAISGILIPTAGSEELDIRASFLEF